The following are from one region of the Sandaracinus amylolyticus genome:
- a CDS encoding class I SAM-dependent methyltransferase, with amino-acid sequence MARRPASQPELPAMHDPEAALASDEPTQRRPPSTPQMPAVRPRSEPPPSPRGARVGPTTTPQEAALYDSAVVPRWSSLFGRTIVARIPQGARLTVLDVGCGTGHPAFEVMRRLGEGGRVIAIDRDPALVDLARRRALDDAGKRIFFKIEPVEHLSFGDEVFDIAVGNLVMSSVDDEGASLSEIRRVLAPGGRALLTRPLAGTFEEVLDMFREIAVRRDHAALARRIEQLALRHPSASAWRAQLTGAGLDDVQIHVEEVRLPFRNAREIFSDPMVRLVAMPEWRWLCGMQPGDEAMLEQVEKALDTYFAGGPISLTVHVGLADARKPG; translated from the coding sequence GTGGCGCGGCGTCCCGCGTCGCAGCCCGAGCTGCCCGCGATGCACGATCCCGAGGCGGCGCTCGCGAGCGACGAGCCCACGCAGCGCCGTCCTCCCTCGACGCCCCAGATGCCCGCGGTGCGGCCGCGCTCCGAGCCTCCGCCGTCGCCACGCGGCGCGCGCGTAGGGCCGACCACCACGCCGCAGGAAGCTGCGCTCTACGACAGCGCCGTGGTGCCGCGCTGGTCCTCGCTCTTCGGGCGCACGATCGTCGCGCGCATCCCCCAGGGCGCGCGCCTCACGGTGCTCGACGTCGGGTGCGGCACCGGGCATCCCGCGTTCGAGGTGATGCGCCGGCTCGGCGAGGGCGGCCGCGTGATCGCTATCGATCGGGATCCGGCGCTCGTCGATCTCGCGCGACGCCGCGCGCTGGACGACGCGGGCAAGCGCATCTTCTTCAAGATCGAGCCGGTCGAGCACCTCTCGTTCGGCGACGAGGTCTTCGACATCGCGGTCGGCAACCTGGTGATGAGCTCGGTGGACGACGAGGGCGCATCGCTCTCGGAGATCCGTCGCGTGCTCGCGCCGGGAGGACGCGCGTTGCTGACGCGCCCGCTCGCCGGCACGTTCGAAGAGGTGCTCGACATGTTCCGCGAGATCGCGGTGCGTCGCGATCACGCGGCGCTCGCGCGGCGCATCGAGCAGCTCGCGCTACGTCACCCGAGCGCGAGCGCGTGGCGCGCGCAGCTCACGGGCGCGGGGCTCGACGACGTGCAGATCCACGTCGAAGAGGTGCGCCTGCCCTTCCGCAACGCGCGCGAGATCTTCAGCGACCCGATGGTGCGCCTGGTCGCGATGCCGGAGTGGCGCTGGCTCTGCGGCATGCAGCCGGGCGACGAGGCGATGCTCGAGCAGGTCGAGAAAGCGCTCGACACGTACTTCGCAGGCGGCCCGATCTCGCTCACGGTGCACGTCGGTCTCGCCGACGCCCGCAAGCCGGGCTGA
- a CDS encoding HEAT repeat domain-containing protein, whose product MDRAREQLNALFDADRALRAAEDAFLESAEEKQIAHTLSSAVREALSLDDPDEQEMRLMRLADLCAQVQGPETVDALLAILDHEEPSVRNEAGECLLDVAYERFKEVATGIERLLARGHSGHSMEELPFVLCEIRDPDPLPLVARFLAHPRGEVVAAAIEALAAYGDPGAIRHLEKLTEDPREVTLPELEDATATIGDLAADAIAELEGDPGAGA is encoded by the coding sequence ATGGACCGCGCGCGCGAGCAACTGAACGCCCTCTTCGACGCCGATCGCGCGCTCCGCGCAGCCGAGGACGCGTTCCTCGAGTCCGCCGAGGAGAAGCAGATCGCGCACACGCTGTCGTCCGCGGTGCGCGAAGCGCTCTCGCTGGACGACCCGGACGAGCAGGAGATGCGCCTCATGCGCCTCGCCGATCTCTGCGCGCAGGTGCAGGGCCCGGAGACCGTGGACGCGCTGCTCGCGATCCTCGATCACGAGGAGCCCTCGGTGCGCAACGAGGCGGGCGAGTGCCTCCTCGACGTCGCGTACGAGCGCTTCAAGGAGGTCGCGACCGGGATCGAGCGCCTGCTCGCGCGCGGTCACTCGGGGCACTCGATGGAGGAGCTGCCCTTCGTGCTCTGCGAGATCCGCGATCCCGATCCGCTCCCGCTCGTCGCGCGCTTCCTCGCCCATCCGCGCGGCGAGGTCGTCGCGGCGGCGATCGAGGCGCTCGCGGCGTACGGCGATCCCGGCGCGATCCGCCACCTCGAGAAGCTCACCGAAGACCCGCGCGAGGTCACGCTGCCCGAGCTCGAAGACGCGACCGCGACCATCGGTGATCTCGCGGCGGACGCGATCGCGGAGCTCGAGGGCGATCCGGGGGCCGGCGCGTGA
- a CDS encoding sigma-54 interaction domain-containing protein: MESGEQGGPGAGEGTFRGTQIRDDGTGPVLLEHRQKVVVVAGPDRGLEAEITGNSLAIGTAPTNDLVLADDTVSRRHCMISVQRDRYVVRDLESTNGTIVDGTPVLEAFLAPGARIRLGDTEILFQPKKKWERIEQQSGDRFGQLWGRSEAMKPVFALLAKLAPTDLSCILVGETGTGKELAARAIHDASRRAAKPFVVVDCGAISDNLIESELFGHERGAFTGADRQRIGAFEAAHGGTVFLDEIGELPIDLQPKLLRVLERREIKRLGSTRLLEVDVRVVAATHRDLPGMVRQGQFREDLYYRLAEVVVSLPALRERRGDVGLLAQRILDEYAEPGARPPQLDGSAIEELERRNWPGNVRELRNVLRRSMMMTSGPMLRAADLRLGAGPGGTSSRPPPPSPVDLTGEEATSPSIDVADDLPIKDARERWVAPMEREYLIRVLKRCGGDLDRAAADAGVHRKSFERLLRQHGIKAGEVLDTEDE; encoded by the coding sequence ATGGAGAGTGGAGAGCAGGGCGGTCCCGGCGCGGGCGAGGGAACGTTCCGGGGGACGCAGATCCGCGACGACGGCACGGGACCGGTGCTGCTCGAGCACCGGCAGAAGGTCGTCGTGGTGGCGGGGCCGGACCGCGGTCTGGAGGCCGAGATCACTGGCAATTCGCTGGCGATCGGCACGGCACCGACCAACGACCTGGTGCTGGCCGACGACACGGTGAGCCGTCGTCACTGCATGATCTCCGTGCAGCGCGATCGCTACGTGGTGCGCGATCTCGAGTCGACGAACGGCACGATCGTCGACGGGACGCCGGTCCTCGAGGCGTTCCTCGCGCCCGGCGCGCGCATTCGCCTCGGCGACACCGAGATCCTCTTCCAGCCCAAGAAGAAGTGGGAGCGCATCGAGCAGCAGAGCGGCGACCGCTTCGGTCAGCTCTGGGGCCGCAGCGAGGCGATGAAGCCGGTGTTCGCGCTGCTCGCGAAGCTCGCGCCGACCGACCTCTCGTGCATCCTCGTCGGCGAGACCGGCACCGGCAAGGAGCTCGCGGCGCGTGCGATCCACGATGCGTCGCGGCGCGCGGCCAAGCCCTTCGTCGTCGTCGACTGCGGCGCGATCAGCGACAACCTGATCGAGAGCGAGCTCTTCGGTCACGAGCGCGGCGCGTTCACCGGCGCGGATCGCCAGCGCATCGGCGCGTTCGAGGCGGCGCACGGCGGCACGGTGTTCCTCGACGAGATCGGCGAGCTGCCGATCGATCTGCAGCCGAAGCTGCTGCGCGTGCTCGAGCGTCGCGAGATCAAGCGGCTCGGCTCGACGCGCCTGCTCGAGGTCGACGTGCGCGTGGTGGCCGCGACCCACCGCGATCTGCCGGGGATGGTGCGGCAGGGACAGTTCCGCGAGGACCTCTACTACCGCCTCGCCGAGGTGGTCGTGTCGCTGCCCGCGCTGCGCGAGCGGCGCGGCGACGTGGGGCTGCTCGCGCAGCGCATCCTCGACGAGTACGCGGAGCCGGGCGCGCGCCCGCCGCAGCTCGACGGGTCGGCGATCGAGGAGCTCGAGCGCCGCAACTGGCCGGGCAACGTGCGCGAGCTGCGGAACGTGCTGCGTCGCTCGATGATGATGACGAGCGGCCCGATGCTGCGCGCCGCCGACCTGCGCCTGGGCGCGGGCCCGGGTGGCACCTCGAGCCGGCCGCCTCCGCCTTCGCCGGTCGATCTCACGGGCGAGGAGGCGACGTCGCCGTCGATCGACGTCGCGGACGATCTGCCCATCAAGGACGCGCGCGAGCGCTGGGTCGCGCCGATGGAGCGCGAGTACCTCATCCGCGTGCTGAAGCGCTGCGGCGGTGATCTCGATCGCGCGGCGGCAGACGCGGGCGTGCACCGGAAGAGCTTCGAGCGCCTGCTGCGCCAGCACGGCATCAAGGCGGGCGAGGTCCTCGACACCGAGGACGAGTGA
- a CDS encoding endonuclease/exonuclease/phosphatase family protein, producing the protein MLASLDRVVLALTTPLAAIALLRITPGLTGHPFDAIEAFTGWALAPAWLALVYALARRAHAVALLASPAALVHAMLVATLFTAGAARAEDDALVLRVATANLYAGNPRAEVLADELAALEVDVLALEEVTPRWREVLGERGVLARFPHRVIADRDDCFGIALLSRVPMDATIEDLDGVPMIDARLTTRTGPVRVLAVHTMPPLGIEATTWNAQLALLARIVSSSREPVVVTGDLNASPFGRGYRTLLDAGLRGAHESTGRGLATTWPNGTRLLPPMRLDHVLVSREIDARDVREGQGEGSDHRPVIATLALH; encoded by the coding sequence GTGCTCGCCTCACTCGATCGCGTCGTGCTCGCGCTGACGACGCCGCTCGCTGCGATCGCGCTGCTGCGGATCACGCCGGGGCTCACTGGGCATCCCTTCGATGCGATCGAAGCGTTCACCGGCTGGGCGCTCGCGCCCGCGTGGCTCGCGCTCGTGTACGCGCTCGCGCGTCGTGCCCACGCCGTCGCGCTTCTCGCGTCGCCCGCGGCCCTCGTGCACGCGATGCTCGTCGCGACGCTCTTCACAGCGGGCGCGGCGCGCGCCGAGGACGACGCGCTCGTGCTGCGCGTCGCGACCGCGAACCTCTACGCCGGCAACCCGCGCGCGGAGGTGCTCGCCGACGAGCTCGCCGCGCTCGAGGTCGACGTGCTCGCGCTCGAAGAGGTCACGCCGCGCTGGCGCGAGGTGCTCGGCGAGCGCGGCGTGCTCGCGCGCTTTCCGCACCGTGTGATCGCGGATCGCGACGACTGCTTCGGCATCGCGCTGCTCTCACGCGTGCCGATGGACGCGACGATCGAGGATCTCGATGGAGTCCCGATGATCGACGCGCGCCTCACGACCCGCACCGGCCCGGTGCGCGTGCTCGCGGTCCACACGATGCCGCCCCTCGGGATCGAGGCGACGACCTGGAACGCGCAGCTCGCGCTGCTCGCGCGCATCGTCTCGTCGTCGCGCGAGCCCGTCGTCGTCACCGGCGACCTCAACGCGAGCCCCTTCGGCCGCGGCTATCGCACGCTGCTCGACGCAGGCCTGCGCGGCGCGCACGAGTCCACGGGACGCGGCCTCGCGACGACGTGGCCCAACGGCACGCGCCTGCTACCGCCGATGCGTCTCGATCACGTGCTCGTCTCGCGCGAGATCGACGCGCGCGACGTGCGCGAAGGCCAGGGCGAAGGCAGCGATCACCGCCCGGTGATCGCGACCCTCGCACTGCATTGA
- a CDS encoding NADPH:quinone oxidoreductase family protein, whose amino-acid sequence MRAVLCESLGPVSSSLAVREIDAPHASGGQLVIDVKAAPVNFPDLLMVQGLYQMRPPLPFSPGGEIAGVVREVGPGVLGFAPGQRVMAFCGFGGFAEQIVLAPAQCFSMPDEMPFEVGASLFLTYCTAHHALVDRGRLTKGETLLVLGAAGGVGVAAIQIGKALGARVIATASSEEKRRFCLSLGADQAIDPGADLKGTLKSLGGVDVVFDPVGGDLSEPALRALRPRGRFLVIGFASGTIPKLPLNLALLKECDVVGVQWGAFALREPDKQRAIVEDLIRMWRAGAVKPPIHRTYSLDETAQALDDLAQRRVMGKVVVTP is encoded by the coding sequence ATGCGCGCCGTCCTCTGCGAGTCGCTCGGTCCCGTCTCCTCGTCGCTCGCCGTCCGCGAGATCGATGCGCCCCACGCGTCGGGCGGACAGCTCGTGATCGACGTGAAGGCCGCGCCCGTGAACTTCCCCGATCTCCTGATGGTGCAGGGCCTCTATCAGATGCGCCCGCCGCTGCCGTTCTCTCCGGGCGGCGAGATCGCAGGCGTCGTGCGCGAGGTCGGGCCCGGCGTGCTCGGGTTCGCGCCGGGGCAGCGCGTGATGGCGTTCTGCGGGTTCGGCGGGTTCGCCGAGCAGATCGTGCTCGCGCCGGCGCAGTGCTTCTCGATGCCCGACGAGATGCCCTTCGAGGTCGGCGCGTCGCTCTTCCTCACCTACTGCACCGCGCACCACGCGCTCGTCGATCGCGGCCGGCTCACGAAGGGCGAGACGCTGCTCGTGCTCGGCGCGGCGGGCGGCGTGGGTGTCGCGGCGATCCAGATCGGCAAGGCGCTCGGCGCGCGCGTGATCGCGACCGCCTCGAGCGAAGAGAAGCGCCGGTTCTGCCTCTCGCTCGGCGCGGACCAGGCGATCGATCCCGGCGCTGATCTGAAGGGCACGCTCAAGTCGCTCGGCGGCGTCGACGTGGTGTTCGATCCGGTGGGCGGTGATCTGAGCGAGCCCGCGCTGCGCGCGCTGCGGCCGCGCGGGCGCTTCCTCGTGATCGGGTTCGCGAGCGGGACGATCCCGAAGCTGCCGCTGAACCTCGCGCTGCTGAAGGAGTGCGACGTGGTCGGCGTGCAGTGGGGCGCGTTCGCCCTGCGCGAGCCCGACAAGCAGCGCGCGATCGTCGAGGACCTGATCCGGATGTGGCGCGCGGGGGCGGTGAAGCCGCCGATCCACCGCACCTACTCGCTCGACGAGACCGCGCAGGCGCTCGACGACCTCGCGCAGCGTCGCGTGATGGGCAAGGTCGTCGTTACGCCGTGA
- a CDS encoding PQQ-dependent sugar dehydrogenase: protein MEFTRLQLPEGTLPLVGAAAVPGTEDEMILLEILGTVRHVRIEGDTVTELGSFTITLEDGCSLLSTAFDPEWETNHFLYLGQCTTVTGSEIVRYTFAPPDYESVVASAQRIYFVDEPMATRAWHQVGSIGFFDDGSMWALFGEQLRSANAQDVTNDLGKILRIVPSRDPASGGSTPSPLNPFASGGGDESPNVWTWGVRSPFRGALDASGNLWVADVGENTWEEVNVVTGPGQNLGWPVHEGLCRELDCDDFVQPIVSWSHTDDHRYVLEDEETENTTKRNAYVGVEYQPRNADQYGGRLTGRMIYGDMCAGWVRSVQRGSDGRAVEDRFDGHRPYISQWVQGGDDLLYVTTLGLCDDPGAGPLEPAGLWRVSVAE, encoded by the coding sequence ATGGAGTTCACTCGCCTCCAGCTGCCCGAGGGCACGCTGCCGCTCGTCGGTGCGGCCGCGGTGCCGGGCACCGAGGACGAGATGATCCTCCTCGAGATCCTCGGCACGGTGCGCCACGTGCGCATCGAGGGGGACACGGTCACGGAGCTCGGCTCGTTCACGATCACGCTCGAAGACGGCTGCTCGCTGCTCTCGACCGCGTTCGATCCCGAGTGGGAGACGAACCACTTCCTCTACCTCGGTCAGTGCACGACGGTCACCGGCAGCGAGATCGTGCGCTACACGTTCGCGCCCCCCGACTACGAGAGCGTGGTCGCGAGCGCGCAGCGTATCTACTTCGTCGACGAGCCGATGGCGACGCGCGCCTGGCACCAGGTCGGCTCGATCGGCTTCTTCGACGACGGCTCGATGTGGGCGCTCTTCGGCGAGCAGCTCCGCAGCGCGAACGCGCAGGACGTGACGAACGACCTCGGCAAGATCCTGCGCATCGTGCCGAGCCGCGATCCCGCGAGCGGCGGCTCGACGCCCTCGCCGCTCAACCCGTTCGCGTCGGGCGGCGGCGACGAGAGCCCGAACGTCTGGACGTGGGGCGTGCGCTCGCCGTTCCGCGGCGCGCTCGACGCGAGCGGGAACCTCTGGGTCGCCGACGTCGGCGAGAACACGTGGGAGGAGGTCAACGTGGTGACCGGCCCGGGGCAGAACCTCGGCTGGCCGGTGCACGAGGGCCTCTGCCGCGAGCTCGACTGCGACGACTTCGTGCAGCCGATCGTCTCGTGGTCGCACACCGACGATCACCGCTACGTGCTCGAGGACGAGGAGACCGAGAACACGACGAAGCGCAACGCGTACGTCGGCGTCGAGTACCAGCCGCGCAACGCCGATCAGTACGGCGGGCGCCTCACGGGACGCATGATCTACGGCGACATGTGCGCGGGCTGGGTGCGCTCGGTGCAGCGCGGCAGCGACGGCCGCGCGGTGGAGGATCGTTTCGACGGCCACCGCCCGTACATCTCGCAGTGGGTGCAGGGCGGCGACGACCTGCTCTACGTCACGACGCTCGGCTTGTGCGACGACCCCGGCGCGGGCCCGCTCGAGCCCGCGGGCCTGTGGCGCGTGAGCGTCGCGGAGTGA
- a CDS encoding DUF6733 family protein: protein MVSRSFPSFALFLFLIVVTTSPALAQDEPVATEPAPEATPLETTTTETTATTETTERAPVYAEAPPAVTVEPPAPRQVRPHAFEGEAIIDTFWGFHIHGRGAIPVHEMVDLTVHATLYTNPRLGGASSRTVDVLWVETGVGARAVLLDGALWAGGEIGLMHGALLSDSSEAIPLDGIAVRPYVDARVPLIDHVVGIDGLAQFTVFAPLRQGSGETRTLFHTIARVGPYFFDIVALGPYWEHLFVETAGGNLHPATWLGGYVEARLDFGLVVGAAAGVDLTPDEGLDDGEFYRAWLGWRL, encoded by the coding sequence ATGGTCTCTCGCTCGTTCCCTTCCTTCGCCCTGTTCCTGTTCTTGATCGTCGTGACCACGAGCCCAGCCCTCGCGCAGGACGAGCCCGTCGCGACCGAGCCCGCGCCCGAGGCGACGCCGCTCGAGACCACCACCACCGAGACGACCGCCACCACCGAGACGACGGAGCGCGCGCCTGTCTACGCCGAAGCGCCGCCCGCCGTGACGGTCGAGCCGCCCGCGCCCCGTCAGGTCCGCCCCCACGCGTTCGAGGGCGAGGCGATCATCGACACGTTCTGGGGCTTCCACATCCACGGCCGCGGCGCGATCCCCGTGCACGAGATGGTCGATCTCACCGTGCACGCGACGCTCTACACGAACCCGCGGCTCGGCGGAGCGAGCAGCCGCACCGTCGACGTCCTCTGGGTCGAGACCGGCGTCGGCGCGCGCGCGGTGCTGCTCGACGGCGCGCTGTGGGCCGGCGGCGAGATCGGGCTCATGCACGGCGCGCTGCTCTCCGACAGCTCGGAGGCCATCCCGCTCGACGGCATCGCGGTGCGTCCGTACGTCGACGCGCGCGTGCCGCTGATCGATCACGTGGTGGGCATCGACGGGCTCGCGCAGTTCACGGTCTTCGCGCCGCTGCGGCAGGGGTCGGGCGAGACGCGCACGCTGTTCCACACGATCGCGCGGGTGGGTCCGTACTTCTTCGACATCGTCGCGCTGGGGCCCTACTGGGAGCACCTCTTCGTCGAGACCGCCGGGGGCAACCTGCACCCCGCGACGTGGCTCGGCGGGTACGTCGAGGCGCGCCTCGATTTCGGTCTCGTCGTGGGCGCCGCCGCGGGCGTGGATCTCACGCCCGACGAGGGGCTCGACGACGGTGAGTTCTATCGCGCTTGGCTGGGCTGGCGTCTGTGA
- a CDS encoding reverse transcriptase family protein, protein MSFWKKVVDFFTGGPTPIVTSEVGTTGSPLEAAVWSAIKARMAKGESFTPIDVVDDATRGTPGRTVKTVTDGIAFVDAFFARGLFAPHGYTRTLTSTPSGQNWVYHRSASAPLVAQPVLVAQPALKASTPSAPTLDPYDVGSLLTLTPAELRTRALKIVPWRTAWIGRTDVIPPESDERTALIDRGLELRGLLTRAQLVEIHRIGDEWLKHKDAHRLASSIAAKNADEAVAQLRADRARTKEEKRAASEARKQARAERIARRKREDIVYLGRGVSALLGDRRAHVEKLNALGLPVMASPADVAKALGVTIPTLRFLCFHAEAARRSHYVQFDVPKRSGGTRRLSAPMPRLAAAQQWVLEHVLEKLPVERPAHGFVPGRSTVTNAREHVGRDVVINLDLESFFPSITFPRVRGLFTGVGYSPAVATILALLCTESARTRAEYDGAKYDVATGPRALPQGACTSPAISNQIARKLDQRLRGLAVARGWTYTRYADDLTFSAPEGKRGEIARLIARVRHVVEEEGFRIQVKKGRVQRAGGRQTVTGIVVNETHKLGVPREDVRMLRAILHNAKKTGLAAQNRESKPDFEAWLRGKIAYVQMIDRARGDALLRALETL, encoded by the coding sequence ATGAGCTTCTGGAAGAAGGTCGTCGACTTCTTCACCGGAGGCCCGACGCCGATCGTGACGAGCGAGGTGGGCACGACCGGCTCACCGCTCGAGGCCGCGGTCTGGAGCGCGATCAAGGCGCGCATGGCCAAGGGCGAGAGCTTCACGCCCATCGACGTCGTCGACGACGCGACGCGCGGCACGCCCGGGCGCACCGTGAAGACGGTCACCGACGGCATCGCGTTCGTCGATGCGTTCTTCGCGCGAGGCCTCTTCGCTCCGCACGGCTACACGCGCACGCTGACGAGCACGCCCAGCGGACAGAACTGGGTCTATCACCGGAGCGCGAGCGCGCCTCTCGTCGCGCAGCCCGTGCTCGTCGCGCAGCCCGCGCTCAAGGCGAGCACGCCGAGCGCCCCGACGCTCGATCCCTACGACGTCGGGTCGCTGCTCACGCTCACGCCCGCGGAGCTGCGCACGCGCGCGCTGAAGATCGTGCCGTGGCGCACCGCGTGGATCGGGCGCACCGACGTGATCCCGCCCGAGAGCGACGAGCGCACCGCGCTGATCGATCGCGGGCTCGAGCTGCGGGGATTGCTCACGCGCGCACAGCTCGTCGAGATCCATCGCATCGGCGACGAGTGGCTGAAGCACAAGGACGCGCACCGGCTCGCGTCGTCGATCGCCGCGAAGAACGCGGACGAAGCGGTCGCGCAGCTGCGCGCCGATCGCGCGCGCACGAAGGAAGAGAAGCGCGCCGCGAGCGAGGCACGGAAGCAGGCACGCGCCGAGCGCATCGCGCGCCGCAAGCGCGAGGACATCGTCTACCTCGGGCGCGGCGTCTCGGCGCTGCTCGGGGATCGCCGCGCGCACGTCGAGAAGCTGAATGCGCTCGGTCTGCCGGTGATGGCGAGCCCGGCCGACGTCGCGAAGGCGCTCGGCGTCACCATCCCGACGCTGCGCTTCTTGTGCTTCCACGCCGAGGCCGCGCGCCGCTCGCACTACGTGCAGTTCGACGTGCCGAAGCGCTCGGGCGGCACACGTCGACTGAGCGCACCGATGCCGCGCCTCGCCGCTGCGCAGCAGTGGGTGCTCGAGCACGTGCTCGAGAAGCTCCCGGTGGAGCGCCCCGCGCACGGCTTCGTGCCCGGTCGATCGACGGTGACGAACGCGCGCGAGCACGTCGGGCGCGACGTCGTGATCAATCTCGATCTCGAGAGCTTCTTCCCGTCGATCACGTTCCCGCGGGTGCGCGGGCTCTTCACCGGCGTCGGGTACTCGCCCGCGGTCGCGACGATCCTCGCGCTGCTCTGCACCGAGAGCGCGCGCACGCGCGCGGAGTACGACGGCGCGAAGTACGACGTCGCGACCGGCCCGCGCGCATTGCCGCAGGGCGCGTGCACGAGCCCCGCGATCTCGAACCAGATCGCGCGCAAGCTCGATCAACGGCTGCGCGGTCTCGCAGTCGCGCGCGGCTGGACGTACACGCGCTACGCCGACGACCTCACGTTCAGCGCGCCCGAAGGAAAGCGCGGCGAGATCGCGCGCTTGATCGCGCGGGTCCGCCACGTCGTCGAAGAAGAAGGCTTCCGGATCCAGGTGAAGAAGGGCCGCGTGCAGCGCGCGGGTGGCCGCCAGACCGTCACCGGCATCGTGGTGAACGAGACGCACAAGCTCGGCGTGCCGCGCGAGGACGTGCGCATGCTGCGCGCGATCCTCCACAACGCGAAGAAGACCGGCCTCGCCGCGCAGAACCGCGAGAGCAAGCCCGACTTCGAGGCGTGGCTGCGCGGGAAGATCGCGTACGTGCAGATGATCGATCGCGCCCGCGGCGACGCGCTGCTGCGCGCGCTCGAGACGCTCTGA
- a CDS encoding SWIM zinc finger family protein: protein MNYELRYLGKSGVDQGPYRSTLRFSPNLARERVWLDGELRDPLRFREAISALHAVVIGDLKFKKRDKSAYEAWKKAQLEEEERVRRDVRAKEQVRLAAEIASSPPSKDLESQFRTMHRIYWDARVKWANELAKNDPQLFRSLVPCDPIVTVADDVVFFECFSKDESSYGALYLDREQLDGAHQAAPGTTNVDYSLPLFDHFQGLRTYRATRLKVDPEGFEVRVEGRADYREEKIDLPPSWLRGFGQISAATGLPMRRVSLDVASVYSVLAHLKRHREKEGPRAIRFELVRGKPARLVLEPWNVAIEDRGAAYEGEKDETIKVWGRRRLFALARLLPIAERVDVHLLGNGLPSIWIVTMPGMRFVLALSGWTESDWSGGTNLDLITGTFTADAATLERVGSTLRVRRTGTPASLASETGDAQKSVAAALHRLSKQGQAVYDFAAGAYRFRDVVEAREAEKVIGPEPEELTAARKLFVEHRVKMEREEALPGGKRLLVARISGESPETILDRDGVFSRARCTCTHHRRFGLRNGACRHLLALRLTVIGSADVRLAAGSIGGSFFG, encoded by the coding sequence GTGAATTACGAGCTGCGATATCTCGGCAAGAGCGGGGTCGATCAGGGGCCCTATCGCTCCACGCTGCGCTTCTCGCCGAACCTCGCGCGCGAGCGGGTGTGGCTCGACGGAGAGCTGCGCGACCCGCTGCGATTCCGCGAGGCGATCTCGGCGCTGCACGCGGTCGTGATCGGCGATCTGAAATTCAAGAAGCGCGACAAGAGCGCCTACGAAGCGTGGAAGAAGGCGCAGCTCGAGGAAGAAGAGCGGGTGCGCCGCGACGTGCGCGCGAAGGAGCAGGTGCGCCTCGCGGCCGAGATCGCGAGCAGCCCGCCCTCGAAGGACCTCGAGAGCCAGTTCCGCACGATGCACCGCATCTACTGGGATGCGCGCGTGAAGTGGGCGAACGAGCTCGCGAAGAACGATCCGCAGCTCTTCCGCTCGCTCGTGCCCTGCGATCCGATCGTCACCGTCGCCGACGACGTGGTGTTCTTCGAGTGCTTCTCGAAGGACGAGTCGAGCTACGGCGCGCTCTACCTCGATCGCGAGCAGCTCGACGGCGCGCACCAGGCCGCGCCCGGCACGACCAACGTCGATTACTCACTTCCGCTCTTCGATCACTTCCAGGGCCTGCGCACCTATCGCGCCACCCGATTGAAGGTCGACCCCGAAGGCTTCGAGGTGCGCGTCGAAGGGCGCGCCGACTATCGCGAGGAGAAGATCGATCTGCCGCCCTCGTGGCTGCGCGGGTTCGGTCAGATCTCCGCGGCGACGGGCCTTCCGATGCGGCGGGTGTCGCTCGACGTCGCGAGCGTGTACTCGGTGCTCGCGCACCTGAAGCGTCATCGCGAGAAGGAAGGGCCCCGCGCGATCCGCTTCGAGCTCGTGCGCGGCAAGCCCGCGCGCCTCGTGCTCGAGCCGTGGAACGTCGCGATCGAGGATCGCGGCGCGGCGTACGAGGGCGAGAAGGACGAGACGATCAAGGTGTGGGGGCGCCGTCGCCTCTTTGCGCTCGCGCGCCTCCTGCCGATCGCCGAGCGCGTCGACGTGCACCTGCTGGGCAACGGCCTCCCGAGCATCTGGATCGTGACGATGCCGGGCATGCGCTTCGTGCTCGCGCTGAGTGGCTGGACCGAAAGCGATTGGTCGGGCGGCACGAACCTCGATCTGATCACGGGCACGTTCACCGCCGACGCCGCGACCCTCGAGCGTGTGGGCTCGACGTTGCGCGTGCGCCGCACCGGCACTCCGGCGTCGCTCGCGAGCGAGACCGGCGACGCGCAGAAGAGCGTCGCCGCCGCGCTGCATCGTTTGAGCAAGCAGGGCCAGGCGGTCTACGACTTCGCGGCGGGCGCCTATCGCTTCCGCGACGTGGTCGAGGCGCGCGAGGCCGAGAAGGTGATCGGCCCCGAGCCCGAGGAGCTCACCGCGGCGCGCAAGCTCTTCGTCGAGCACCGCGTGAAGATGGAGCGCGAAGAAGCGCTCCCCGGCGGCAAGCGCCTCCTCGTCGCGCGCATCTCGGGCGAGTCCCCGGAGACGATCCTCGATCGCGACGGCGTGTTCTCACGCGCGCGCTGCACCTGCACGCACCACCGTCGCTTCGGTCTGCGCAACGGCGCGTGCCGTCACTTGCTCGCGCTGCGCCTGACGGTGATCGGCAGCGCCGATGTCCGTCTCGCCGCCGGCTCGATCGGCGGTTCCTTTTTCGGGTGA